From the Garra rufa chromosome 23, GarRuf1.0, whole genome shotgun sequence genome, the window atatattcaaatagaaaacagtcatttcaaatagtaaaaatatttcgcatttttattgttactttgaataaaataaatgctggctgatgagcagatgagacttctttaaaaaaatcattaaaaaaacgtTAAAAACTTTACTAgcagtgtatatttatttatttttcaggccATAATTATCAATTtgagagagcaaaaaaaaaacaaaaaaacatttatcataaTTAACTACttgatatataattttttaaaagcatgtttttataaaaaataacttaaaagATATAtgtcagaggttgcgttagacttcaacattgtccgtcattttgacggacagggtcgtaaaaattccgtcataatctattattaccgtaattttaatattgatattttaattataataacacatttaattgcttttaatttttttcacattttcatttttaatcatgaacctacagggtgagcatactgtataggtttatgcacttatttatgaagagaacagatgaacagaaactgcgtcacttttcatgttcaacaccacaccagAATTacaactttacaaaaaaaaaaaaaaaaaaaaacatgctagggctggtttaaaaaaaaaatcaatttctcGATTTTAATAGATACTTATTTTATGCACCAATATCTACGTATATTTAAATATCAGTGGATCTAGCTGTTTTCAGTTCACAAATTAACAGATGCGCATatctaataaatcacaataagccattaagctctgtgctttcttactttcaatatgaaaaagtctcagatttcaaattctgtctatttCATCAGGAAATataagcaataaataccgttatggcgctctttaatgtggcgtgatagatcgctGTAGTTTATACTgggtgcttgcatgtgtgtatcAAATGCATAGCAAAAGATTCGTCGTGACAGTTTCGATTTTGTTCTGTATCCAGTGCTCTGCTGCTACAATGGATCGCGcttgccaccaactggacagggatGAGAATTACAGTTACAATTTACAACAGATCACCCGCAGTGTAGtctgtcaaaatgacggacagccttcagatttttccgtcactgattaaaaaaatccgtcaatgacggacaattttcggttaacgcgacctctgatgTATGTCATGCCAAGCAAGTTAAAAAGTGCTATGATTTAATCACGTGTACCTCTTTTTGGCCTTTCTGTCtttgcttttctttttctttttttcttttctggaaTCTTCCTGAGAACCTGTGTACAAATTAAGTTGTTACCAATCACAAAATCACACAGGAACAAATGACATTATCAACAATATTCCCACTATTCAGATAAAAATGTCAGTGAAATGTTTATAATACATGCATGCACAAAAAGCAGAAAGACCTGAGACAGCATCTAATCTGAAACAATTAAATTACCTTTTGAATGGCTGCTGCCGAAGATCTTCTCTTTGCTGACAGCTTCCTGTTCCTCTTCTTCACTCTCCTCACTGCTGGTGCTGCTCACATCTAAAACAATGTCCTTCCTCGGATCCACACGGACAAAATTACGACATTCAAAAGTCAAATGACCAGCTGAAGAAAACAATGGATGATAAAACAGAGAGAAAGATCATTATCGCATAGATGAACAGCAATGATAAGACATATACAtccatatttacacacacacgcacgcacacacaggtcatataattagaatatcttcaaaaagttgatttatttcactaattccattcaggaagtgaaacttgtataatgtatacattcattccacacagccTGATATATTTccagtgtttatttcttttaattttgatgattataactgacaactaatgaaaaccccaattcagtatctcagaaattttgaatattgtgaaaaggttcagtattgaagacacctggtgccacactctaatcggctaattaactcaaaacacctgcaaaggcctttaaatggtctctcagtctagttctgtaggctgcACAATcctggggaagactgctgatttgacagttgtccaaatgacgACCATTGACACTTTGTACAAgaagggcaagacacaaaaggccattgcaaaagaggctggctgttcacagagctctgtgtccaagcacattaatagagagaagaagggaaggaaaagatgtggtagaaaaaaaagtATCCAAGCAATAGGGATCACCGCACCCTGGAGAAAATTGtgaacaaaacccattcaaaaatgtgggggagattcacaaagagtggactgcagctggagtcagtgcttcaagaaccactacgcacaggcatatgcaagacatgggtttcagctgtcacactttcctttggaaatcagtgtagagaggagaggcacagaatccacgttgcttgaggtccagtgtaaagtttccacagtcagtgatggtttggagTGCCATGTCATCTACtgatgttggtccactgtgttttctgaggtccaaggtcaacgcagctgtataccaggatgttttagagcacttcatgcttcctgctgctgaccaactttatggagatgcagatttcattttccaacaggacttggcaactgcacacagtgccaaagctaccagtacctggtttaaggaccatggtatccctgttcttaattggccagcaaactcgcctgaccttaaccccatagaaaatctatggggtattgtgaagaggatgcgatatgccagacccaacaatgcagaagagctgaaggccactatcagagcaacctgggctgaAATGAATGTaaacattatacaagtttcatttcttgaatggaattagtgaaataaatcaactttttgaagatattctaattatatgaccagcacctgtacatacatacatacatatatatatatatacacacacaatatatatatatatgaattatatAGATAGATCGATCCAGATAAAATACAAGACAGATATGTCAGTGAGACAGACAATAAAGAAACCGAAaaaatggatagacagacagatggaataCAAGACATATGTCAACAGATAGAGAAAAAAGAAACCGATACAGACAGAAAaaacggatagacagacagacaaaatacGAAACAGATGTCaacagagaaaaaagaaaacaatgcaGACAGACAGTTAGAAAGAaaaatgaatagatagatagatagatagacagattgatagataaaATACAAGACAGATAGgttgacagacagacaaaaaagGAAACTGAATCAGAGAGACAGATTGACAGAAAAACGGATAgaaggatagatggatggatagaaggatagatagatagatagatagaatacaagACATGTCAAGAGACAGACTGACATAAAAGAAACTAATAAAGACAGTTAGACAGAAAAAACAGATagccagacagacagataaagatAGACAGATAAAATACAATAAGTCAAGAGACAGAGAAAAAAGAAACCGATACAGACAGAAAAaaagataaacagacagacagacaaaatacAAAACAGATATGTCaacagagaaaaaagaaaacaatacagACAGACGTTAGATAGAAAAaagaatagatagatagaggaGATATGtcgaaagacagacagacaaaaaataAACCGATACAGACCGGCAGACAGAAAAAAACAGACAGAGATatacagatagacagacatagaCACACAGAAAAAAACAGACAGATAAAATACAAGACAGATATTTCAAGAGACAGACAATAAATAAACCGATACAGGCAGACAGTtagacagaaaacaaaacaaaactgatagacagacagacagatagtaaTAATGTTAATACTTACGATATCCACACCGTTTGCAGCCTGCTCTGATGTTGTCTTTGTTTGGACCTGTTATCAAAACACATTCAATATCGCTTTAGGACGTCAATTCATGACCGCATATTACAAAACCAATCACTAGCTGAAAGAAAACGTGTTTTCGTATGTTTTCGTAGGATATTTAATGGAAATCTAGATTTCAAAACGTTATCTCACCATTTATAAAGCATCGAGCACCTTGCATTATACCAAACATTGTGCTGGCACAATATCTTACAAATCAGTTAACAGCTAACTCCaggtaaatgtaaaatatgaAGTTTGAAATACAAGGTTATGTGTCTGATGTCTGATGTATCGCAACAGCTCTGCTGTTGACAAGTGAAGATACCAGTGAAGTGAGGGATAACGTTAGTTTCTAGAACATTCCAGAAGTAACTAGCATATCAACAACAATCAGCAAACCTAATAGACAATCCATTAATCTCTGTAAATGCATACCTGGGGCAGCCATGATATACTGGATTGCTTATGAACCTAAATTATAAATAAGTAAAAGAAAACAACTGGATTGTTTTTGCTCCGCCGCTTTTCAAAACGCGAAATCGAACCGTTTGCTAAAAGAGTCCGACGGGAAACGTCGAGGAACCTTACACTGTGGTTCCACTTAACTTACAGACCTGCAACGATTCCCCCCAGTAGAGAGATATAACATTAGATAACAACTAAAGTGTACAGTGTTGTAATAAGAACACGTTTAGATACCCgatatacaaaataaaagaaaCTAAAATAAACTCATTATAGAAAAACCTGCAATCATAACCGGCTGTGATTGGTCCATCTTCACCAGCGCGGAGAAAAGTAACATGTACCACCTGCCAACACACTCAACCTTTTTTTCAGAAGCCGTATTTATATTcagtttttgtatatttaaaattgCACATTGGAGATAAGACAACGTTTATTATCCTTCATTTGAATTCTAAATATAATGACAGTCTTTGACAggataaattaatatttatcaaACTTATACTGACACTTCTCCGTTACGGTAGGGGGCGATAAGGCTGAACAAACGCCGCAGGAGCGAGTAAATGATACTACTGTCTGGCGGCATGACATGATTTCGTTTGTAAACATCACATAGGAAAATACTTCGTATTTGTTGGACGTGCTTGTTATATGCTTGTAATATCTGCGTGTAGTTTATACTTTCACTATCAACCAGCATTTAGGGAAATCTACCCAAATAACACGCGTTAAAGATGAGCAACATATATATTCAAGAGCCACCTACTAATGGGAAGGTGAGTTTCAGCAACATCTCAAACTCATATTTATGGAAAATAATGAAGTGTAATGCTTATAAACTGATATATTCTTCgtctatttttttactttttgtattttaagTTCGAGTTGTCCTGCAACATCATTTGTTAGTACTGATGCTACATTGTTTATTTACATTTCGTGTCATTAACTCTGTTAAACCGGACATATGAAATAATAATagtcagattttttaaaaatggaatAGTGTGCATATGTATTTTCTTGTTGAGTATCGTATTTTATATATCAGGCTTTTATGACTCATATAGTATGAGAATATACAATGTGTGCATAATTATtgggtcattccagctggaatcatcaaattttggaaaagttccccacctgaccccctcagatttgtgtgaaaaaaatctatgttatgggtaatatgcccaatagatcatatacaaaatttcagatctctactgtgtatacttatttttatttatttatttattttttttacaaaaatctgtaaaaagtttgtttttttaccccgttttggcatcacagtctgagtgaccatgttcagactgaaatatctccagAACTAGTTGTGCCAGGTCCATGCAATTTTCGGGGCTAAGAGTCTCAGTCCAGAACTGCATGAATTACAACTCACAGCATTGTTAGTGAATTTACACCTGAATGCTGGCCCTCTACTTTTCTTCAAAATTATTACTTTAAGGGTTTTCAGATGTCCATAGAAACCTCAATTTTCAATGTATGAGCATCAAACTTGGTAAATGGTCTGATATGTACCATGTCTTATTGTCTTTCACATCCTTTGACATCAGACAGTCTTATGGATGTTGAGATATTAAGGTCCAAAAATTGAAAAACCTCATTTACACCAATGTTCAGAGCAATATTTCCCATGAATGACACCAGGTGTGaacataaaactttttttttttgaaatagcatgttcttattgataaaatatcaaaaaattaggATGGGGTTTTGCCTCATTTTTCTGTaatgattttctttaaaaaattattacagAAAAATGAGGCAAAACCCCATCCTAATAGGTTTCTATGGACATCTGAAAACCATTAAAGTAATAGTTTTGcaactttgcaaattccagtattgcattagtattgcatccttctcatgggcatttaatagtttttgacttttcagtctgaggtaaatctcttttttgctcattttatctgtaaaagaaaatgtgcctaataattctgcacacctgaatataaggattttttcacttccagccttcatggacaattatatatcacttataaataattaaatataaaatgaatagtaattatcaagaaaaaaatatgaccacaatatcaacgtgcctaataattatgcacacagtgtacaATATTCGTGGAAGGAAAAGCAcctcagttttatttaaaagggGTAAACTAACcaaaatatgcaatttggtgcagTTGCTGGTATTTATATGGCTAAAAAAAGATGACATTCTGATAGTCAGAAATGTTTATCAATTAAATCTTTTAATTAGTATAACTGACAACTTGCATGAAATGATATAAATCAGTTGTTACTCTATATCTCCCAATAATATGTTTTAGTTAGATGATATTTAATGGCTTATTTTTAATGATCAAAGCTCTGTTGTTTTTATTCTGGGGGTAAAACATATCATGTTTTGAAATACAATGATAACTGAGCCAATAAActcactttttaaaatgttttttctaaaaaaaaatgatgtttttttttttttttactttaaggggagacactgcaggtgaatagggtaaaaaaataactaatagttatcaccttacttacccagatgattgattacattgataattgcaaagattttttgtattacaagttttctcaaatgttaggtttaaatatgcaaatgaggcattgtttaatcaaatatgcactaatttgcatataattctagtacaaaaatctaaacactggatgaagtcagtttcaaaattcttgtttaatttattaCAGTCAAAAcgttttacagaggggattttgggtatctcattttgtcactcaatagttcagaaaaaaacttagaacagacagaaagccatgtattttttttagcatttttgggggaataaaatgttgtataaaatcaagcaaattatatatggacaaatccctctgtaaaaaattcagtttggtgtgtgtaagtgctactgaagtggagatttatggctcagtgtaggagaaaaaaactcattttgagaaaactgccttttaaaaatatgtattgtaattgaaatctattgacacaaatagataaagtgctataaaagaaacacttaacagtagggctgggcgattaatcgaaaaataatcgaaatcgacattcagaacctataatcgttaaattttttccaggaagattatttcaattactttccctttaaaaaacacaagcgctccgttacgttattccgccgacatgtcgatggagagcttaaacagtatttatacagtaaaaagtatttacaggatatacaagggtaattttatttagaggagatactgcttattttctacttttaatatgaaaaacattgaaaattatttattttgtttccaatagtgcaagttatttattttcactaatttaagaaaaatgtgacttttcgttttaagcaatgcttgctttaatttcagttgttcaacactgatgttcaattaataatcatagattgtagatagtgtgtttccttcaattattttaaaatcaagttatgcacccttcatccaaaaatctctcgcttgtaatatgtgaacatatttactgtacaaaacttgtcagtgaactatgagggcaaaaaaataattattatataaatataattaaatataattttattaataaataaaataatcgttcattaatcgtaatcgggttaaaatgttcaattaatcgagattttgattctaagccaaattgcccagccctacttaacagtgtattttgggtgttttctttccactagtctgaaaaaacactttattaaacaccaaaaagcccaaacaaaaaatctcaaacttgacaggtgcatcaAAAAACAGACTTTTTgcttgcagtgtctccccttaagtgaAGTATTGGCTATGCTAATACTTTACAGGCCTATATTTGCTTATCAAATATAATATGGTATGCTTTATTGGGTCTAATTTGGTCTATTTGTCCTATATATGTTTTCTGTgcttttcaaatataatttataaagcCTTTTTAAAGCGCCGAAACCGTTGCATCTGTATAAtgacagactgatattttctcataGGTCTTGCTGAAGACCACTGCAGGTGAAATTGATATAGAGCTCTGGTCTAAGGAAACTCCCAAGGCATGTCGAAACTTCACTCAGCTCTGTATGGAGGGTAGGTGGCGTCATACTGTAAGATATGCAGATAACAAATGCAAACAAGACGAGACGCTGGTCATGATGTCATGTTTGTAAATTAAATACCTGGATACTTCATCATAAACATTTTCCTCTGTTTTGCAGGTTACTATGATGGCACAATCTTTCATCGAGTGGTGCCAGAATTCATTGTTCAAGGAGGTGATCCGACAGGCACTGGGACGGGTGGGGAGTCCATCTACGGTCGACCTTTTAAGGTTGGTCTTGATTTTGTGAAGAATTGGATGTTTACATAATAAAGTGAATGCGTAATTGCCATATGTTTGTATAAGAATGTGTAGGAAagcattattgtaaagtgtaaagtaactgtttttgttttctgatACAGGATGAATTTCACTCCAGATTGCGCTTCAATCGGAGAGGTTTGGTTGCTATGGCAAATGCAGGACCTCATGATAATGGGAGTCAGTTCTTTTTTACTCTTGGACGGGCTGATGAACTCAACAACAAACACACCATTTTTGGAAAGGTGATTTGTTTTGTGATTTTATGACCCATTTACTTCACTATagtacaaataaatcctaatctgaTCAGgacaaactatatattgttggaaTGTTCTAAGActcctaaataaatattttaccacTTTGTGTTACACATTATGTAGAAAAAGTAACAGATTAATTTATGACGacgagtgcacctcaaaaattgcatcataacaggagttctgacctttgtcacaaaagGACTGTCTTCATTGCTTTTTTCCctatcacactttagaaatcataagaaatgatacagtcaagcccgaaattattcatacccctggcaaaatctgacttaaagttacttttattcaaccagcaagtttttttgactggaaatgacaccggtttctcccaaaagataataagacgatgtacaagaggcatcattgtggaaaaaaatatttctcagcttttatttacatatgaacaaaaagtggcatgtccaaaatcatTCATACCCTTCGCAAACtgtcagtctatgggaaaatccaaagttctataccattccaaatagtccaagctgttctaaagcatcctaattaccctgattcattgggaacagctgttttaatcaactcaacaggtgaaaaacagaagctctctgctgttggtttgtggacagtcatggctaagacaaaggagctcactgaggacctgcggctgcgcattgtggctgctcacaagtcaggaaagggctataagaccatatctaaatgttttgaagttccagtggctacagtgcaaagtattattaaaaaatataagacattctgcactgtgaaaaatctgagaggatgtggtcggaagccaaaagtgacacctgtgctggccaggaggatagtgagagaggtaaaaaagaatccaaggatcaccaccaaggccatcctgatgaatctgggctctgctggtggcaacatctcaggacagacagtccaacagacactgcacaccgctgggttccacagacgcagaccaaggaggacaccacttctccagataaggcacacaaaagcccacttggcctttgcaaatgctcatctggacaaataagaagacttctggtcttctgttttatggtcagatgaaacaaaaattgaattgtttggccacaatgatgtagccttcatttggcgtaaaaaaaaagagaagccttcaaccctaagaacaccatccccactgtcaaacacggtggtgggaacctaatgttttgggggtgtttttcagccggtggaccaggggggtgttccataaaacaagtttaccaaataagtcaggcttattttagttagtctgacttattgtcacttgatttggctcaaaataagtcagactaactgaaataagcctgacttatttggtaaacttgtctTTATGGAATACCccccagggaacctaatcacagtaaatggcaccatgaaaaaggagcaatacatcaaaattctcaacaacaacatcaggcagtctgcagagaaacttggtcttgggcaccagtggacatttcaacaTGACAACAAccgaaaacacacagcaaaagtggtgaagaaatggatagcagacaaaaacattaacgttttgcagtggcccagccagagtcctgacttaaatccaattgagaatctgtggagggagctaaagatcagggtcaTGGCAacgagaccctccaacctgaaagagttggagctcatcgctaaagatgaatgggcaaaaatatataaatatgaataatttttttttttttgtaaagcaattatttagctttttttttttttgctttgcatcacagtattttataatataaaacatttttttaggtTGTAATAATCTTTCtcagtattactgttttacttCGTTTGTGCTCAAATAAATGTgactttggtgagcataaaaagcttctttcagaaaaaaatcttactggccCCAAACTGCAATTTACTTACTACTTACAACTTACTAATTTACTCAATAATGTTGATCTGCATTTgattctgttttttatttattattggttttattcattatttttattaatttccaCAATTTGTCTTGTGCTTGTGGCTTCAGGTCACAGGAGATACAGTGTATAACTTGCTCAGATTAGCAGAGGTGGAGTGTGACGGTGATGAACGGCCGCTAAACCCACACAAAATTCGATCCGCAGAGGTTTGTTCTCTCCCCTCATGCTGGACTTTGGcttcaacattttaattttattaacctTTGTTCTCATATGGACTTGATGGTTTTGTGCAGGTCCTACATTCTCCCTTTGATGACATCATTCCACGAGAACTTAAAgttaaaaaagataaaaacaaaGAAGGAGGAAAGAAATCACAGTCCAGGGCAACAAAGTATGGCACACTTACATTCttaaaactttatttattaaatgtattttatttatttagataccATCTTTAAAGACATGTTTCAAGCATTCACAATGCATTTATTGTCTATGAAATTATGTatttcagtggttctcaacctttttgactTGAATTCTTCTTGTTGTCCAGCACAATATTTGAAGGCCACATAAGCTTAGACATTTTTGCTATTTCAGtggtaattatgacaaaaactgcttgtcttgttctttgtgttttttttttttagcagagatATATTAATGTGAATATTAATGTGAATTTTGGCTCAATTTTATGATTTCAGAAGTTTCAAGAACTGTATGTCGTTCAATAAAAAGAATAGCTATTGAAAGGGAAAAAAGAAATATGCTTATTAAAAtcaattaatatttttgtattttcattttattttaagttttagtaattttttgtcattttgttttttaatgtttagctttaaaagttttagtaattttagtacttaaacttcaACTTATTTTATGTCAGTTAGTtgcaaaggcaacatttctaattttctttttaattttaaatttatatttttgtctaatatttatattttattttagctgtatTTCAGTTGATGAAagaatttttaatagttttttttttttatcactgaTTACCAATCTTGGTTTTATGCTTCTTTTAagcattttaatttagatttaggttattttgatatatttagacattaatacttttaaGTTATCCTGGGGTCccctggttgagaaccactgatgtatTCTGAGCTGTAATATATACCTGAATGTATTGGTAATATTTGGTTTTATCCATGTGTATTGATTGGATTGTGAAAATTATGTTTCTATAATGTAATGTTAACCAGGAGAATTTTCCTATAGGAATTTCAGCTTGTTGTCGTTCGGAGAGGAAGCCGAGGAAGATGAGGAGCTGGTCAATCAAGTCAGCCAGGTAGCTTTCTGTCCAACTAAATGgttctgaagatgaagatgaaaaGTAGGTGCTTTCAACATTATTTCATTTATCCATCCTTATAGACCATGAAAGGAAAAAGCAAAAGCAGTCATGACCTGCTGAAGGATGATCCCAAGTTAAGCTCTGTTCCAGTCGTTGACaggtcaggaaaaaaaaaaaccttagtcTTCACATGAATAATTCTCCTTTTCAATGTAATGCCTTTGTTACATAATCCATAATTAATGTAAAAACAGTATAATTGaaactctatttttttttatttatttttttaatgtgaagGAGTGCTGGAGATGATTCTGAGGTACGTTTTCTTTGATTTGTGTTCATTTCAATGTTCAATTTCTGATGACTTGATACTGTAATGTAAGTCTTTGTCTGTTATCCACTACAGGATGCAGCTGATGATGCAGAGGATGACAGCGATCGTGAATCAGAGAGGGAGAGGATCCGAGAGAACATCTCACAGAAACTGAAGAAAGACAAGACAGATGAGAAGAAGACCAATCAAGATACGGAAAAGAAGATTTCCCGCAGGTATGCCGTTCGTCTTGCTGCTGATTTCCTGTTGATGATGTAATAAAATGAAATTCACATGACTAGAATCATCATTGGGTTTACAT encodes:
- the srek1ip1 gene encoding protein SREK1IP1, whose amino-acid sequence is MAAPGPNKDNIRAGCKRCGYPGHLTFECRNFVRVDPRKDIVLDVSSTSSEESEEEEQEAVSKEKIFGSSHSKGSQEDSRKEKKKKKSKDRKAKKRSYSSSDDEEEVSKKKKKHKSHKKKGKKEKREKEKKLKKKHKKKDTESSSSDSSTESSDTD
- the cwc27 gene encoding spliceosome-associated protein CWC27 homolog is translated as MSNIYIQEPPTNGKVLLKTTAGEIDIELWSKETPKACRNFTQLCMEGYYDGTIFHRVVPEFIVQGGDPTGTGTGGESIYGRPFKDEFHSRLRFNRRGLVAMANAGPHDNGSQFFFTLGRADELNNKHTIFGKVTGDTVYNLLRLAEVECDGDERPLNPHKIRSAEVLHSPFDDIIPRELKVKKDKNKEGGKKSQSRATKNFSLLSFGEEAEEDEELVNQVSQTMKGKSKSSHDLLKDDPKLSSVPVVDRSAGDDSEDAADDAEDDSDRESERERIRENISQKLKKDKTDEKKTNQDTEKKISRSDELRKEARQLKKELLAIKQRKEDGVKKEEDVSEGDSKPTSEAVTEYLESKKKYEDMRKQKLRKGSGREAQTLALLERFKSKLSSAISETPSVPEEDVEELGEDDDKGWMAHVLQFDEQTRKVKDANMQDEDTFEIYDPRNPVNKRRREESKKLMKEKKARR